A single Paraburkholderia sp. SOS3 DNA region contains:
- a CDS encoding radical SAM protein, whose amino-acid sequence MIQTGVGAAISRLSMSIKHRIVGRAISRLDSSEKLSAPEIEPINPETDEQVLARAEAIIGRAIDLGRKGRLKAVPEAIAVGATENCNLECIMCPGHAGMKGPMISVDEAEMLFASMAIEGAHFGSPKILDMTSGEPTLNPELGTIYGRFKELFPDAKISMISNGTIPVRGRIKEAFEHADRVGLSMDGATQETYERIRQGSVWKNVVRNVKEVAEIKRLGENCETLQIMMVVMDQNIHELPEMVRFAHSVGIPQVFAQAAEVRGAPFNIKGLNVSLDMSKENLAPIIREAKDEAERLGVDLSLTSHLEDALRDDVPQPVSPVIPNRAKEAHKLSVAIKTCNVPWVHAPRISKNRQGIYPTVVCCHMPQVHGAGNLTHHPEFIDKPINDIFNSDFYWGIRAGLLDGSLAEDACRGCQYHQMTQWTAAQLRELEQASDAAESA is encoded by the coding sequence ATGATTCAAACGGGTGTTGGAGCCGCAATATCTCGGCTTTCCATGTCTATAAAGCACAGGATCGTCGGGCGGGCAATCTCCAGACTGGATAGCAGCGAGAAGTTGTCCGCCCCTGAAATTGAGCCGATCAATCCGGAAACGGATGAGCAGGTGCTTGCCCGTGCTGAGGCGATTATCGGTCGTGCGATTGATCTCGGCAGAAAGGGTCGATTGAAGGCGGTTCCCGAGGCGATCGCAGTCGGTGCTACTGAAAATTGCAACCTGGAATGCATCATGTGCCCGGGTCACGCTGGCATGAAGGGGCCGATGATCTCGGTCGATGAAGCAGAAATGCTTTTCGCATCGATGGCCATCGAGGGCGCTCATTTCGGCAGCCCTAAAATTTTAGACATGACGTCTGGTGAGCCGACGTTAAACCCTGAACTCGGCACGATTTACGGTCGATTCAAGGAGCTTTTCCCTGACGCCAAGATCTCAATGATCAGCAACGGGACCATCCCGGTACGCGGACGGATAAAGGAGGCATTCGAACATGCCGATCGCGTTGGCCTTTCAATGGATGGAGCGACTCAAGAAACGTATGAGCGAATCCGCCAAGGATCAGTCTGGAAGAACGTCGTGCGCAACGTGAAGGAAGTTGCCGAGATCAAGAGGTTAGGCGAGAACTGCGAGACGTTACAGATCATGATGGTTGTCATGGACCAAAATATCCATGAACTCCCGGAAATGGTGCGTTTCGCGCATTCGGTAGGGATCCCCCAAGTGTTTGCGCAGGCGGCCGAGGTACGTGGCGCCCCGTTCAACATCAAAGGTCTAAATGTTTCCTTGGATATGTCCAAGGAAAATCTTGCGCCAATCATCCGTGAAGCTAAAGATGAGGCGGAGCGCTTAGGCGTCGACTTATCGCTAACCTCTCATCTGGAAGACGCGTTACGAGATGACGTGCCGCAGCCGGTTTCGCCCGTGATACCGAATCGCGCAAAGGAAGCGCACAAACTGAGCGTGGCGATTAAGACTTGCAACGTGCCGTGGGTGCATGCTCCGCGTATCTCCAAGAACCGGCAAGGAATTTATCCAACCGTCGTGTGCTGCCATATGCCCCAGGTGCATGGGGCTGGAAATCTCACACATCATCCCGAGTTCATCGACAAGCCGATCAACGACATTTTTAACTCGGATTTCTATTGGGGAATTCGGGCAGGGTTGCTCGACGGTTCTCTGGCGGAGGACGCTTGCAGGGGCTGCCAGTACCATCAAATGACCCAATGGACGGCAGCCCAATTGCGAGAGCTTGAACAAGCATCGGATGCCGCAGAATCGGCGTAA
- a CDS encoding transcriptional regulator, with protein MQYTPPSPEDIERLKTELGLTGQQMADLFGVAGNRAFRRYTSPSGNNRREISAHMLFFAMARLELSADAIERILDRMRKAGATIDLSAPAGEQPPS; from the coding sequence ATGCAATACACGCCGCCGAGTCCAGAGGACATCGAGCGCCTGAAAACGGAGCTCGGACTCACCGGTCAGCAGATGGCCGACCTGTTCGGTGTGGCCGGCAATCGGGCATTTCGGCGATATACGTCGCCGTCAGGGAACAACCGGCGCGAGATCAGCGCTCACATGTTGTTCTTCGCGATGGCGCGACTCGAATTGAGCGCCGATGCTATCGAGCGAATCCTCGATCGCATGCGCAAAGCCGGCGCAACCATCGACCTGTCGGCTCCCGCTGGAGAGCAGCCGCCGTCGTAA
- a CDS encoding glycoside hydrolase family protein gives MNITLLEAELRRDEGTKYSPYIDSTGNQTIGVGRNMKANPIPKDWTFPLTDAQVNQLLAEDIQTACASLDRFLPWWRQLDEVRQRVMANMCFNMGIGTLLTFRNTLTNIKQGFYTAAATGMRASLWARQVHGRAQRLAQAMETGVMPTT, from the coding sequence ATGAACATCACCCTGCTCGAAGCGGAACTGCGGCGCGACGAGGGCACGAAGTACTCGCCCTACATCGATTCGACCGGCAATCAGACGATCGGTGTCGGCCGCAACATGAAGGCGAACCCGATACCGAAGGACTGGACCTTCCCGCTCACGGATGCACAGGTCAACCAGCTGCTCGCCGAAGACATCCAGACCGCGTGCGCGAGCCTCGACCGGTTTCTGCCATGGTGGCGACAGCTCGATGAAGTGCGCCAGCGAGTGATGGCGAACATGTGCTTCAACATGGGCATCGGCACTCTGCTCACCTTCCGCAACACGCTCACAAACATCAAGCAGGGCTTTTACACCGCGGCCGCCACCGGCATGCGCGCCTCGCTGTGGGCGCGACAGGTGCACGGCCGCGCGCAGCGTCTCGCGCAGGCGATGGAGACGGGCGTCATGCCGACGACATAA